From Camelus dromedarius isolate mCamDro1 chromosome 12, mCamDro1.pat, whole genome shotgun sequence, the proteins below share one genomic window:
- the LOC105093976 gene encoding olfactory receptor 5M5, with translation MARSNRTTVTEFVLMGFTDRPELQLPLFVVFLTIYLITLVGNLGMILLIKVDLRLHTPMYYFLSHLAFIDLCYSSSIGPKMLQNLLVKEKTISFLGCFAQLYFSSAFAITECFLLATMAYDRYMAICNPLIYTAIMTQRVCKELVIGVYSYGFLNSVIQTVLTFQLSFCDSNIIDHFYCADPPLLALSCSDTHNKEKQLLVFSAVNLTSSLLTVLISYICILFSIIKIQSSEGKCKAFSTCASHLTVVIIFYGTLFFMYLQQPKAENSWKYNQVVSVFYSLVIPMLNPLIYSLRNTEVKDTLRKMLEGKES, from the coding sequence atggCAAGAAGCAACCGTACCACGGTAACTGAATTTGTCCTCATGGGGTTCACAGATCGCCCTGAGCTGCAGCTTCCCCTCTTTGTGGTGTTCCTGACAATTTATCTCATCACCCTGGTGGGAAACCTTGGCATGATACTGCTCATCAAGGTGGATTTGCggctccacacccccatgtactaTTTCCTCAGCCACCTAGCTTTCATTGATCTTTGTTACTCCTCTTCAATTGGGCCCAAGATGCTACAAAATTTATTGGTGAAGGAAAAAACCATCTCCTTTTTGGGCTGCTTTGCCCAGCTCTACTTCTCCAGTGCTTTTGCCATCACTGAATGCTTCCTCTTGGCCAcaatggcctatgaccgctacaTGGCCATCTGCAACCCCTTGATTTACACAGCCATTATGACACAGCGGGTCTGCAAGGAGTTGGTGATTGGGGTCTATAGCTATGGCTTCCTAAACTCTGTGATACAGACCGTTCTGACTTTCCAGttgtccttctgtgactccaACATCATTGACCATTTCTATTGTGCTGACCCACCTCTCCTCGCCCTCTCCTGCTCCGACACCCACAACAAAGAAAAGCAGCTCTTGGTCTTCTCCGCAGTGAATCTCACTAGCTCCCTCCTGACTGTCCTCATCTCCTACATTTGCATCCTCTTTTCCATCATAAAAATCCAGTCTTCCGAAGGCAAGTGCAAAGCGTTTTCCACTTGTGCCTCCCACCTCACAGTGGTCATCATCTTCTATGGAACGCtctttttcatgtacctgcagcAACCTAAAGCAGAGAATTCCTGGAAGTACAACCAAGTGGTCTCTGTGTTTTACAGTCTTGTAATTCCCATGCTCAACCCTCTGATCTATAGCCTGAGGAACACAGAAGTAAAGGACACCCTGAGGAAGATGCTAGAGGGCAAGGAGTCATAG